ggttccggtaGTCATTATGTGTACCGGTACACTTTATAtgtaggtgcaggagctccataatgcttttgagctaatattctataagaggaacaggagctcaagcagcaGAACATTTGAGATGCTGGTACTCAGCTCCGGCATTAATGACAGTGTTATTACCAAAGAAGAGAACCCTGACATTGGTTTTAATGCATCAACATTTGGTCTTAACATGAAGGACACTTTAATTAGGAACAGACGTGGTTTTGTTTTTGATATAGACAAGGATTCTTTCTTGCTAAAATAACACTTAAAAACATTAGCAACAAATATGGTGTAGTTATTTTCATATCAAAGGCATGTAATCTCATGTCCTTGCCGTTACAGCTTGTTGTAGGCTGAAAAGCATAAGTGATGTGTTTGTAAAGGCACAGATAACATGTCCATGTCCTGACGACTGCTCAGAGCATTGGAATGTTGTTGCCAGTCAAAACAAAAACACTGGACTAGGCCTACCAAAAAAGTATTATAgtccaacaaaaaaaacacacaaaaatataaaatatatactttGGTAAGCTACTGAAATGATACTGACATTAAATTACGGAACAGAATATGGACAAACCTGTAGGAGTTTGAGCCAAGAAGACACTCAGTTTTGGAGGACATAAAATACCCCTCTCCACCCGTGTCATCTCCCCTATCCATGGAAAGCTCTTGCCTCCCTCCACCAGTCCTCCGCCCTATCCCTCACTCTgttcccctctgtcctcccttctctctctctcaaaccacCGTCTGCTCACCCCGGCACTTCCTACAGCCCATATACACCGCGGAGACAAGATACACCACAGCGCCCAGACATGCGAACACGGCGGCAGCCAGGTAGACTTTATACAGGCAGTTGTGTTTGTATTGCTCCAGGTTGCAGTATGCGTACCGCTCCGTTTTGTAGATCATGACGCCGATCGCCGGTAGATACAGCACCGCGGCCGCGATGTCGTGAACAAGGTTGCTAAGCAACCACCGGTCCCCTCCCAAGATGGGGACGAGGTCCTTCTTGTCCAAGAGAGTGATGAAGAAGGCGGCGAGGGTGaggagccagaagaggactgccaCGAACAGAACGAAGTGGATGAAGCCTTCGTATTTGTTGGCGGCGATTGTGACCCATAGTCCAGCTCCGAATAGGATTTGGAGAATTCGGATGATGCCGAGAAAACTCTTGAGGAAGTCCCGGAAATGTGTGCTCACCTCCGGCTGGGGGGGCATCTCTGCTCCAGCGAACACTGGGACCTTTTACTGAGTAGAGCAGGGGAGTTCAATCTACCACCGACTGATAATTAGGACAGATAAAACGGAAAAGTAAAAAGGAGAGTAGATTGACAAATAAATAGGTGGTTAGAAGTGTAAAATTTGTCCGCGAGTTTGTCTTTTCTTCTGCACAGCTCGGAGTTTTGAAATTAGGACGATTGTGTGTGTTTCGTCTTTTCCGTTTCCTttccactcccccctctctctctccccctctctctcgggGGTTGGGGTAGGAAACCGAAAGGGGAACCGATTCAAATTCAAAGACCGCTCCTCCTCTCAATTCTATTCAAAGGACATTAttgccatgggaaacatatgtttacattgccaaaacaagtgaaatagataataaccAAAAGTGAAAAACAatcagaaattaacagtaaacattacactcacaaaagaatATAAGCATTTAAAATATTATATTACGACTCTGTACACTGTTGTAACAATatgcaaatagttgaagtacaaaaggcaaaataaatcaacataaatatgggttgtatttacaatggtgtttgttctctctctcactctctgcctgtcatattgtgtgtgtgtgtgtgtgtgtgtgtgtgtgtgtgtgtgtgtgtgtgtgtgtgtgtgtgtgtgtgtgtgtgtgtgtgtgtgtgtgtgtgtgtgtgtgtgtgtgtgtgtgtgtgtgtgtgtgtaacatatgtttcccatgccaataaagcaccttgaattgaaattgaactgaattgagagagacTGAGAGCTTTGCTGAGAGTTTGTTTGATTCATGTTAATCTctttgttcctcatcaatctctGTTCTTTAAGCGCATTAAATTTGTTCACACTCCTGAAACAGTTTTCTTGACAACGTTAATACAACAATGTGTTTCGTTAGCTGGCCGTATTGAAGTTGATTAAAAAAGTTGACAGTTTGACTAAATCATGCACTCTTTCCTGCCAAGTTGTCAAAAAGACAACATTATGTGGCTGAGACAGACATGCTGTTTTCAGAGTGTAGCCAAAACCTTGGAATGTGATGCATAAGAATAGTGCAGAAAATAATAACTGTTTGCCTTGAAAGAATCTTGAGTGTTGGCTGAGTGTCAGAAATGTTTAGTGAGTCTGTTTTCCTGTTTTATGAGGAGACACTTTGCTAGTGAAAGGCTCCTCCCCTGGTTCTCAAATAATCAGCAGTAGGTTACTTCCAAGAGGTTATTAATCCTTCTGAAGTACTCTGGTGCCCCttggtggcacacacacacacacacacacacacacacacacacacacacacacacacacacacacacacacacacacacacacacacacacacacacacacacacacacacacacacacacacacacaatttgacatactgtacatactcacACGtgaatgcacgcacgcacacacagacttacactgaacaaacacacaacacacatacacacatagccTAATTGTGCACAATATTTTATATGCCattaaaaatttaaaaacaaatatttaacctttatttaactaggccatacacacatcacataacacacacacagacacacagttcaTAGGTAATACACATTACACTATAGCTTTCTAAGATATGATGCAACATGTCAGTCTGATCATTGTAGATGTGATTAGGTCAGGTCAATGGCTGGGGGTCATGGAAGCCAAAAGTTGTGCAGTAATCAATGGTCTTCCATCAGTTACTGAGTGCGTTGACTTCAGGGCAGAACACATAATGGCAACCTAAAGATGACGAGTTCACGTGGGTTTCTAAATGTCAGCATGATGCCATGTCCCTTCTAGATGATGCACAAGTATACAGTTTTATGTCATGAGTGCATTCAACTCTTGCAATCTTGTAACCCGCTGTGAAAGTGTGAAGTTAGTGCGCACAGGGAGATGCCATACACTACAGGGACATTCCGTACCCAAGCAGgcgaaggcacacacacacacactgtaggggAGTGATTTTTGTCTCACACATAATCGTCAAGCCCCTCACACACAGCTTCGTACCAGGAGCATTGACGTCAATAGATTAACTACGTGGCCGAGGGGCGGATCTTCACACCATGCTCCGCCCACAAACTCTGATTGCTCGAGAAAACATTCCATCCGGCCCTATAAGGTGGGGTTAATTACCATGTCTGTTCTCATTGGTAGATAGACACAGTGGTGTAGACCCAAGATGACAAAACTACAGAGTGCGGCCAATTGACAACAACACCGAGTGCACAGAGCTATCGATAAATCAAAGGTCCTTTATTATCCCTAATTGACCGGATATACCGCAGTGCAGGACAGAACAAAATAACATAGAGAAAATGATATTGGAAAAAGCATAAGAATAACGTGTCACTATCGTTTTAGGGTAAGAACGTGCTTCCTATAGTATTTGTTATTCCAGAGTTGTGTATTCGGCTTTTACACACGAGACTATCCTTGACCTATATTGGCTGGGTGGAAGACCACTTTCCAAAACCCTTTGTTTGCAGCTGAAATGCACAGTAGTTTCTGGCCTCGTACCTTTACACAAAAGGAGTCCAAATATGTATGTTTTGATGCAGACTaacaaaagaaaaagaaaactaacaaaagaaaaataaacaaacacGTTTACTTTTTCAGACTTTCTTGCACATATTTGCAAAACTGCATAATTGTCTTTGATTGTCACATATCTGCATGACAATTAAACCTGTGTACATATGACAAGATGCTTTGATGCACATATGGTTGAAATATGCagtcaatcaattaatcaatcaaatgtatttatgaagccctttttacatcagccgatgtcacaaagtgctatacagaaacccagcctaaaaccccaaacagcaagcaatgcagatgtagaaacacgatgactaggaaaaactccctagaaaggcaggaacctaggaagaaacctacagAGGAACCAGgactagaaaggcaggaacccaggaagaaacctagagaggaaccaggctctgaggggtggccagtcctcttctggctgtgccgggtggggattataacagaacatggccaagatgttcaaatgttcacagATGAGCAGCAGggtcaataataataatcacagtggttgtagagggtgcaacaggtcagcacctcaggagtaaatatcagttggcttatcatagccaatcattcagagttagagacagcaggtgtagtagagagagagagtcgaaaacagcaggtctgggacaaggtagcacgtctggtgaacaggtcagggttccgtagccgcaggcagaacagttgaaactggagcagcaacacgaccaggtggactggggacagcaaggagtcatcaggccaagtagtcctgaggcatggtcctcgggctcaggtcctctgagagaagagaaagagagagaattagagggagcatacttaaattcacacaggacaccggataagacaggagaaatactccagatataacagactgaccctagccccccgacacataaacaattgcagcataattactggagtTCTATCTGTGcattttttaacctttatgtaactaggcaagtcagttaagaacaaattcttattttcagtgacagcctaggaacagtgggttatcttcttatggctgcaagccctaagtcgggatcaatatgacaacagccatttcaagtgcagggcgcgaaattcaaaatatattttttagaaatatttcactttcacacattaacaagtccaatacagcaaatgaaaggtacacatcttgtgaatccagccaacatgtccgattttaaaaatgttttacagcgaaaacagcacgtatatttatgttagctcaccaccaaatacaaaaaaggacagacatttttcacagcacaggtagcatgcacaaagccaacctaactaaccaagaaccaaccaaactaaccaacaaacaacttcatcagatgacagtcttataacatgttattcaataaatctatgttttgttcgaaaaatgtgcatatttcaggtataaatcatagtttacattgcagctacaatcagaaattgcaccgaaagctgccagaataattacagacaccaacgtcaaatacctaaatactcatcataaaacatttctgaaaaatcgatggtgtacagcaaattaaagacaaacatcttgtgaatccagacaatatttccgattttttaagtgttttacagcgaaaacacaatatagcattatattagcttactacaatagcctaccacactaccgcattcattcatcaaggcacgttagcgatagcaataggcacgttagcgatagcgaataaaccagcaagatatataatttttgactaaccttgataagcttcatcagaggacagtcctataacatcaggttatacatacacttatgttttgttcgaaaatgtgcatatttagagctgaaatcagtggttatacattgtgctaacgttgtgctaacgtagcatctttttcccacaacgtccggatatttttctgacactttttctgacacacatattctgaccaaattactattcataaacataactaaaaaatacatgttgtataggaaatgatagatacactagttcttaatgcaatcgccgtgttagaattctaaaaataacttcattacgatatgcagtttacgttatggcgagagagtacccaaaagctgggcgcaaacgactatttcacatgttcgacagatatatgaaatagtatcataaaatgggtcctacttttgatgatctttcatcagaatgttgtacaaggggtcctttgtcgggaacaatcgttgtttggatttagaatgtcctcttctccagtcaattagcacggaaagctagcaaagtagcgcgaagctctccttcctgaacaaaggcacacaacgcaacacgcctaacgtccccaaaaaaattaaataatctaatgaaactatattgaaaaaacatactttacgatgatattgtcacatgtatcaaataaaatcaaagccggagatattagtcgtctataacgacagctgtacagaaggcaaatccaggtcccttcgcgcgctctccagaaaacaggaaactggtgacacgtcatgccaagagctattatgcgagcccagatcaagttacacactccatttcttctctcactccttgtcgacatctagtggaagacgtatgaagtgatctaaactaataaatatcaaggactttaataggcagcccctagaagagagcatcgatttcagattttccacttcctgtcagaaagtttgctgcaaaattagttctgttttactcacagatataattcaaacggttttagaaactagagagtgttttctatccaatagtaataataatatgcatattgtacgagcaagaattgagtacgaggccgtttgaaatgggcaccttttatccggctactcaatactgcccctgcagcccaaacaggttaactgccttgttcagggccagaacaacagatttttaccttgtcagctcagggattggatcttgcaacctttcagttattagtccaacgctctaaccactaggctacctgccgccccatgattGAATGATTGAATTGTTGACAACAcactatattataatatatattaaaCCACATTTCATGACATATGGGGTCAATTCATCAATATTCAGACTTAACAGTTGTTAGGGCTATTgtccttttttttaaatcaatttccacctgactgacgtgcccaaagtaaactgcctgttgctcaggccgtgaagccaggatatgcatataattggtaccattggaaagaagacACTTTGAAGGTTGGAGAAATATTCAAATAATGTAGGAGAcgataacacaatagatatggtaggagaaaatccaaagaaaaacccaCCGGAATTAATTTTGTTTTGAGAGCCCATGCCCTTACAGTGGAAAGTATAGGGTCATTCTGAAATCTAGCTCtcaggatgcaattcctatggcttccactgggtgtcagcagtctatgttcaaggtttcaggtttgtttcttccaaaacgaggaagATAGGGATAGGGATAGACTTGGAAATGTGTGTATGCGCGCGAGGAAGAGGACACGCACCTGTTTCCTGCCGTataaaatattatagtttaattacattttagggtatctgtggattaaatagaaacatattttaacttgttgaaacaaagtttaggggaagattttcggattcctatcttggcatgttgaacgagtggattactcaaatcgatggtgccaactaaacagactttttgggatataaagaaggattttatctaacaaaacgacacaacatgttgtagctgggaccctttgaatgacaaatcagaggaagattttcaaaaagtaagtgaatatttaatcgctatttgtgaatttctGAAACCGgaggaaaaatattttgatgtggggcgccgtcctcaaacaatcgcatgcaTGCTTTCTCTGTAAATCgtacagtgcagttagattaacaagaatgtaagcttttaaccgatataagacacttgtatgttcctAAATATTTAATATCCattatttttatgattatttatttgaattgcgcgccctccagtttcaccggaagttgtcccgctagcgggacacctaggCCTAAGAAAGGtcgcatcaaatcaaatgtatttgtcacatgcttcgtaaacaacaggtgtgggtTAACATTGAAATGattaccaacaatgcagagagaaagaaaatagagagataataaaaaagtaaaacatgtaataatagatacacaatgagtaacgataacatggTTATTAACAAGGGGTACAAGGTCACTGAgggttatacactacatgaccaaaagtaagtGGTCACCTGctggtcgaacatctcattccaaaatgatgggcattaatatggagttggttccccgtTTGCTGCtactacagcctccactcttctggaaaggctttccactagatggtggaacattgctgtgcggacttgcttccattcagccacgagcattagtgaggtcggggattgatgttgggcgattaggcctggctcttcggcgttccaattcatcccaaaggtgttcgatggggttgaggtaagggctctgtgcaggccag
The nucleotide sequence above comes from Salvelinus namaycush isolate Seneca chromosome 35, SaNama_1.0, whole genome shotgun sequence. Encoded proteins:
- the LOC120029848 gene encoding MARVEL domain-containing protein 1-like, whose amino-acid sequence is MPPQPEVSTHFRDFLKSFLGIIRILQILFGAGLWVTIAANKYEGFIHFVLFVAVLFWLLTLAAFFITLLDKKDLVPILGGDRWLLSNLVHDIAAAVLYLPAIGVMIYKTERYAYCNLEQYKHNCLYKVYLAAAVFACLGAVVYLVSAVYMGCRKCRGEQTVV